The stretch of DNA GGCGCCATTGCCGACTTGCGAGAATATCCTGCGCTCCCCGCCCATGAAGATCTCGTACTTTTTGCGGCCGATCCGGCCGCCGCGCTCAAGTGGTCGGCCGCGGTGGCGCCGGAAGAGGGCTGGGTCTGGTTCGACCTCTCCGATCCGCGCACGCTCGCCAGCACCGTCCTGTGGATGAGCCAAGGCGGGCGGCGCTATGCCCCATGGAACGGGCGGCACCGCAACGTGCTCGGCATCGAGCAGGTGACGGCCAACTTCAACCTCGGCTACCGCGCCTCGTGCGACCTCAACCCGCTGGCGCAACGCGGGATTGCGACGCACGTGACGCTCTCGCCGGACGAGCCGCTCGTGGTGCGCTATCTGTTCGGCGTTGCTCCTGTGCCTTTCGGCTTCGGTCGCGTGCGCGACATCTCAGCCGTTCCCGGTGGCGTACGAATCGAGGACACCGGCGGCAACGCGGTCCGCATCGCCTGCGACACCCGCTTCATCACCGGCGCGGCCTGACCACGGCGACCGTGCAGACGGCAGCCGGGTTGGTGAACGTCGTGGCCCACGTCTCCTGCGTTCGTGCAATCTCCGGCCGCACCCCGCCTAGGCCCGGTACAGCGCCGGCCACAACTCGCCCGCGAATGCAGCGCCGTGCTGCTGCCCCTGTTTGCGCATCAGGATCGCGTTCATATGGTTATCGTCCGGCGATCCGGCCACGTATGTCGCGTGTTCCGGCAGCAGGTGCAGCACCAGCGACCTTCGCGGTCGCGGGGTCAGGTTGGGCCCGCTGGCATGCACGGTCAGGCAGTGGTGGAATGACACCGCACCGGCCGGCAGCTCGCACGGCACCGGCTTGAACGCGTGCCCCGTTCGAGCGGCGAGTCGTGCGCGGACCGCTTCGATATCGGTGTTGAAGAAGTCGCTTTCCGGCAGCAGCCCCCAGCGGTGGCTGCCCGGCACGACCAGCATGCACCCGTTCTGCGTGGTCACATCATCGAACGCCACCCACGCGGTGATCAGGTCCGGCTGCGTGCAGCGCCAGTAACCATGATCCTGATGCCAGCCGACATTGCCGGCCTGGCTTGCGGCCGCCGCGGGGCCCTGACCCGGCTTGTAGAGCAACTGGTCGTGCCACAGGCGAACCTCGGGCGTGCCCATGAGTCGCGCTGCCATCGCTCCAATGGTCGCGTTGAGAGCGAGGTCTCGCAGGGTGAGGTTCGCCCAGTGCGCATTATCGGTCTTGCGGATGCTGGTCGGGTCGCCGGTGTCCTGCCAGCCGCCGGCCCACGGCGGTCTGCCGGTTTCGAAGCGGCCGGCATAGACATCGTCCATCGCGGCGCGTAGCCGCTCGAGCGCGCCGTCGTTGAGCACGCGCGGGGCGAGCCAGAAGCCATTTTCGTGGAAGAAGCGCACATCCGCGGCGCCGGGCAACAAGTGCTCTTGAACCATCACGGCGAGACCTCACGCAGGGGAATACCGAACAGCCGTCGCGCATTATGCCGCGGCCTCGGCGGGGGTGCCATGTGGGCGCCATACTGAACGCAAGTGTGATCCGTAGGGCGGTACCAC from Phycisphaerales bacterium encodes:
- a CDS encoding phytanoyl-CoA dioxygenase family protein, with translation MMVQEHLLPGAADVRFFHENGFWLAPRVLNDGALERLRAAMDDVYAGRFETGRPPWAGGWQDTGDPTSIRKTDNAHWANLTLRDLALNATIGAMAARLMGTPEVRLWHDQLLYKPGQGPAAAASQAGNVGWHQDHGYWRCTQPDLITAWVAFDDVTTQNGCMLVVPGSHRWGLLPESDFFNTDIEAVRARLAARTGHAFKPVPCELPAGAVSFHHCLTVHASGPNLTPRPRRSLVLHLLPEHATYVAGSPDDNHMNAILMRKQGQQHGAAFAGELWPALYRA